The proteins below come from a single Rhodothermales bacterium genomic window:
- a CDS encoding SxtJ family membrane protein, which yields MNPAPKTRRELRTFGWVMAGPFALLAGISFWKGGPAAPYLAGVAAFFLVSAGLAPGILRPVERYWMKLAHYLSIVSTFLILSVVFFAVLTPLNLVLRLLGKDLLHLKRSPTAASYWIATETDGPASRPDKPY from the coding sequence ATGAACCCCGCACCCAAAACACGCCGCGAGTTGCGCACCTTCGGATGGGTCATGGCCGGCCCGTTCGCCCTCCTGGCCGGTATTTCATTCTGGAAGGGCGGCCCCGCCGCGCCGTACCTGGCCGGCGTCGCCGCGTTTTTCCTCGTCAGCGCCGGCCTGGCCCCCGGCATCCTGCGGCCGGTCGAACGCTACTGGATGAAACTCGCGCACTACCTGTCGATCGTCTCGACCTTCCTCATCCTCTCCGTCGTGTTTTTTGCCGTCCTCACGCCCCTCAATCTTGTGCTCAGGCTGCTGGGGAAAGATCTGCTGCACCTCAAACGCTCTCCGACCGCCGCGTCGTACTGGATCGCGACGGAGACCGACGGGCCGGCGTCGCGCCCCGACAAACCCTACTGA
- a CDS encoding DUF5989 family protein: MARASKLALIWEFLRVRKKWWLAPIIVLLLLLSLLIVLTQGSALLPFVYTIF; this comes from the coding sequence ATGGCACGCGCCTCCAAATTAGCCCTCATCTGGGAATTCCTCCGCGTCCGCAAAAAGTGGTGGCTCGCGCCGATCATCGTGCTGCTGCTCCTGCTGAGCCTGCTCATCGTGCTCACCCAGGGGTCCGCCCTGCTGCCGTTCGTCTACACGATCTTCTGA
- a CDS encoding HAD-IIIC family phosphatase has translation MNADSAQTAGSTIAIAATFTAEPLERPLRFWMDELGATGRVVFAPYNQILQQLYAQGGPLMSGDAALNALLVRLEDWMPDDAPLHAGGAHDLPLPARLLQNIDEFIAAVREATTRTNTPFLIVLCPPSLETLAAPSLAQAIRLAEASIAEQLDPLPRVHVVISETWTARYSLGDYHHRFADHTAHIPYTDAAYTALATTIARRFSGLNRKPYKVIVADCDNTLWQGVCGEVGPSGVSVDGPFAAFQDFLIRQQAEGMLLCLCSKNSEADVWAVFDAQPAMRLQREQLVSWRINWQPKSENLKALAAELDLGLDSFIFIDDNPVECAEVSAQCPDVLTIQVPADPAALPALLDNLWVLDRYQVTDEDRRRADHYKSNVQRAQLQEAAPSFSGFLERLDLRVRIETPGDSQYARIAQLTQRTNQFNASGIRRSMEQIAGLLLSGKRDAFVVDVSDRFGDYGLVGAVIFTANAEALLVDTLLLSCRALGRSVEQRIAIHLGQTARRRGLRFVDVAYIETPRNLPVRQFLDTTRPEARMDHGDHVIYRYDAERLAGLDPIAAAAASVSGPAPRETDGAALSAGPGRPAEAQRWLRIATEWTDMEALVAMLHRVRVARPELQTPFAPLQTPIERQIAAIWADVFGIDGIGATDGFAELGGSSLQLVQIHARIQEELSRSLPLTQLFALPTIRAQAGFFAPAATPSDALSTIQTRAQRQKAAIHRQRILQYKQK, from the coding sequence ATGAACGCTGATTCTGCGCAGACGGCCGGCTCCACCATCGCGATCGCGGCTACGTTTACGGCCGAACCCCTCGAGCGCCCCCTCCGTTTCTGGATGGATGAACTCGGGGCGACGGGCCGTGTCGTGTTTGCGCCGTACAACCAGATCCTGCAGCAGCTGTATGCGCAAGGCGGCCCCCTCATGTCGGGCGACGCGGCGTTGAATGCGCTGCTCGTCCGCCTCGAAGACTGGATGCCGGACGACGCGCCCCTGCACGCCGGCGGCGCGCACGACCTCCCGCTGCCGGCCCGCCTCCTCCAGAACATCGACGAGTTCATCGCCGCCGTCCGCGAGGCGACGACACGGACGAACACCCCCTTTCTGATCGTTTTGTGCCCGCCCAGCCTCGAAACCCTCGCCGCGCCGTCCCTGGCCCAGGCGATCCGGCTTGCCGAGGCATCCATCGCCGAACAGCTCGACCCGCTGCCGCGCGTACACGTCGTCATCTCGGAGACCTGGACCGCGCGCTATAGCCTGGGCGACTACCACCATCGCTTCGCGGACCACACGGCGCACATTCCGTACACCGACGCCGCCTACACGGCCCTCGCCACGACGATCGCGCGGCGATTCAGCGGGTTGAATCGGAAGCCCTATAAAGTCATCGTCGCCGACTGCGACAACACCCTCTGGCAGGGGGTCTGCGGAGAGGTCGGCCCGAGCGGGGTTTCGGTCGACGGCCCGTTCGCCGCGTTCCAGGATTTCCTCATCCGGCAGCAGGCCGAGGGGATGCTGCTCTGTCTGTGCAGCAAGAACAGCGAAGCGGACGTCTGGGCCGTATTCGACGCCCAGCCGGCGATGCGGCTACAGCGCGAACAGCTCGTTTCGTGGCGGATCAACTGGCAGCCCAAGTCGGAAAACCTCAAGGCGCTCGCCGCGGAGCTGGATCTCGGGCTCGACAGCTTCATCTTCATCGACGACAACCCGGTCGAGTGCGCCGAAGTCAGCGCGCAGTGCCCGGACGTGCTCACCATCCAGGTGCCGGCCGACCCCGCGGCGCTGCCGGCGCTGCTCGACAACCTCTGGGTGCTGGACCGCTATCAGGTGACCGACGAGGATCGCCGCCGCGCCGACCACTACAAGTCGAACGTACAGCGCGCCCAGCTCCAGGAAGCCGCGCCCAGCTTTTCCGGCTTCCTCGAGCGGCTGGACCTGCGGGTCCGCATCGAGACGCCGGGAGACAGCCAGTACGCCCGCATCGCGCAGTTGACGCAGCGGACGAACCAGTTCAACGCGTCGGGCATCCGGCGCTCGATGGAACAGATCGCCGGCCTGCTCCTCTCCGGAAAACGCGACGCCTTCGTCGTGGATGTCAGCGACCGTTTCGGCGACTACGGCCTCGTCGGCGCCGTCATCTTCACGGCCAACGCGGAGGCGCTCCTCGTGGACACGCTGCTCCTCAGCTGCCGCGCCCTCGGCCGGAGCGTCGAACAGCGGATCGCCATCCATCTCGGACAGACGGCGCGCCGGCGCGGACTCCGGTTCGTCGACGTCGCCTACATCGAGACGCCGCGCAACCTGCCGGTGCGTCAGTTCCTCGACACGACGCGGCCGGAAGCGCGGATGGACCACGGCGACCACGTCATCTACCGCTACGACGCGGAGCGCCTCGCCGGCCTCGATCCGATCGCCGCGGCCGCCGCCTCGGTCTCGGGGCCCGCGCCGCGCGAAACGGACGGCGCGGCGCTTTCCGCCGGCCCGGGCCGGCCCGCCGAGGCCCAGCGATGGCTCCGCATCGCGACGGAATGGACCGACATGGAGGCGCTCGTCGCGATGCTGCACCGGGTTCGCGTCGCACGGCCCGAGCTCCAGACCCCGTTCGCTCCGCTGCAGACGCCGATCGAGCGGCAGATCGCCGCGATCTGGGCCGACGTGTTCGGCATCGACGGCATCGGCGCGACCGACGGCTTCGCCGAACTGGGCGGCTCGTCGCTCCAGCTCGTTCAGATCCACGCGCGGATCCAGGAGGAGCTCAGCCGGAGCCTGCCGCTGACCCAACTCTTCGCCCTGCCCACGATCCGGGCGCAGGCCGGCTTTTTTGCGCCGGCCGCCACGCCGTCAGACGCCCTCTCAACGATCCAGACCCGGGCGCAGCGGCAGAAAGCAGCTATCCATAGACAAAGAATCCTGCAATACAAACAGAAATGA